One window of the Hemitrygon akajei unplaced genomic scaffold, sHemAka1.3 Scf000073, whole genome shotgun sequence genome contains the following:
- the LOC140722254 gene encoding uncharacterized protein has protein sequence MAHQRVQTGVRPFTCSDCGMRFTRSSTLQSHQRVHTGEKPFTCSDCGKGFTLSSHLLTHQRVHTGEKPFTCSVCGKRFTQSSHLQIHQRVHTGEKPFTCSVCGKRFTDSSTLQRHQRVHTGERPFTCSVCGKGFINSSSLLTHQRVHTGEKPFTCSECGKGFTRLSSLQSHQHVHTGEKPFICSDCGKGFTRSFDLMAHQRVHTGERPFTCSDCGKGFTLASILVRHQRLHTGEKPFNCSVCEKRFINSSSLLTHQRVHTGEKPFTCSVCGKGFTQSSHLQSHQKVHTGEKPFTCSECGKRFTDSSTLQSHQKVHTWEKPFTCSVCGKGFTRSSHLLTHQRVHTGEKPFTCSVCGKKFTSSSNLQRHQSVHTGEKPFTCSVCGKGFTQSSKLKVHQRVHTGEKPFTCSVCGKGFTRSFHLLTHQRVHSGEKPFTCSVCGKRFTDSSNLQRHQSVHTGEKPFTCAVCGKEFTSSSNLLSHQSVHTGEKPFTCSVCGKGFIRSSKLKVHQRVHTGEKPFTCSVCGKGFTQSSTLQKHQSVHTF, from the coding sequence atggcacaccagcgagttcagacTGGGGTgcggccattcacttgctcggactgtgggatgagattcactcggtcatccaccctacagagtcaccagcgagttcacactggggagaagccattcacctgctcagactgtgggaagggattcactttgtcatctcacctactgacacaccagcgagttcacactggggagaagccgttcacctgctcagtctgtgggaagagattcactcagtcatcccacctacagatacatcagcgagttcacactggggagaagcctttcacctgctcagtctgtgggaagagattcactgattcatccaccctacagagacaccagcgagttcacactggggagaggccgttcacctgctcagtctgtgggaagggattcatcaactcttccagcctactgacacaccagcgagttcacactggggagaagccattcacctgctcagaatgtgggaagggattcactcggttatccagcctgcagagtcatcagcatgttcacactggggagaagccgttcatctgctcagactgtgggaagggattcactcggtcatttgacctaatggctcaccagcgagttcacaccggggagcggccgtttacctgctcagactgtgggaagggattcactttggcaTCAATACTAGTGAGacaccagcgacttcacactggggagaagccgttcaactgctcagtctgtgagaagagattcatcaactcttccagcctactgacacaccagcgagttcacactggggagaagccattcacctgctcagtctgcgggaagggatttactcagtcatcccacctacagagtcaccagaaagttcacactggggagaagccattcacctgctcagaatgtgggaagagattcactgattcatccaccctacagagtcaccagaaagttcacacttgggagaagccattcacctgctcagtctgtgggaagggattcactcggtcatctcacctactgacacaccagcgagttcacactggggagaagccattcacctgctcagtctgtgggaagaaattcacttcgtcatccaacctgcagagacatcagtcagttcacaccggggagaaaccgttcacctgctcagtctgtgggaagggattcactcaatcatctaaactgaaggtacatcagcgagttcacactggggagaaaccgttcacctgctcagtctgtgggaagggattcactcggtcatttcacctgctgacacaccagcgagttcactctggggagaagccattcacctgctcagtctgtgggaagagattcactgattcatccaacctgcagagacatcagtcagttcacaccggggagaaaccattcacctgcgcagtctgtgggaaggaattcacttcatcatccaacctgctgagtcatcagtcagttcacactggggagaaaccgttcacctgctcagtctgtggaaagggattcattcggtcatctaaactgaaggtacatcagcgagttcacactggggagaaaccattcacctgctcagtctgtgggaagggattcactcagtcctccaccctacagaaacaccagtcagttcacacattTTGa